AAGAAGTTTATGAACCGTATTTGGTAAAAATAGGGTTTATTAAGAGAACGCAAAGAGGAAGAGTAGTAACAAGCCTTGGTTATGTTCATTTAGGTTTGGAAGAAAGAGCAGGAAAAGATCAGACTAAATTATTCTAAAATTTTACTGTATGAGATTTGAAGTTACAAAATCTATCAGAAGCCTTAAACAGCACTGAATAATTTATTCTCATTTTATATTGGAAAATAAAGAAAAATCAAAGAAATGGCTGTTATAATATCTTAGAAATTCGGATAAAATGTATTTAGAAAACATTTATTCCAATGCCGTTTCTGCAATATAAAGTTAGTGTACCGATTTTATGGCGGATTAATCAATCTGAACAAAACAGATATTTTAGCTGCGGCAGATATTAAAAATTTGGATTTTCGTACAGCCGGAGCCGTGAACTGGATTTTATAACTGATATAATATTTTGCAAAGTCAGAGTTCCATGAGAAGAAAACTGATGTGAATTGCACAAGTAATATTGTGAACTGAAATGTGAAGTTTATATAAAAAGGAGAAATTTTGCTGACAATAATTATTCGCAATGAAGATTTTATATCAGGGAACAATGTGGAGATAACCCAGAAGAAGGATATAAACCACATAAAGAATGTTTACAGATATAAAACAGGAGATACTATCAGGCTGATAGACGGAAAATACGAATATAAAGCGATAATAACAGAAATAGAAAATAAAAGAATACAGCTTAGAATTACTGAAAAAAATGAAGACAAATATTCTCTTAAAACAGAGCTGGATATTGCTTTCGGAATTTTGAAAAATGATAAGATGAATATAGCTCTTCAGAAACTCACAGAAATAGGGGTAAATAGAATAATTCCCTTAAAGACTGACAGAGTTGTGGTAAAACTGGAAGATTCCAAGGAGAAGTGGAATACAGTGACAGAAGAGGCGTTAAAACAATGCCGTGGTATAAAAATACCCGAAATAGATAAAATCTTAACGCTGAAAGATATAAATTTTTCTGATTACGACAAAGTCTTGTTTGCGTACGAAAACAGTGAAGAAAATAAACCTGTTTTTACACTCCTTTCCGGTGAGGAAAAAAGGATACTTTATCTTGTAGGACCTGAAGGCGGTTTTACAGAAGAGGAAGCCTTATATATAAAGGAACAGGGAGCTTTGGAAATAAGTCTCGGAAAAAGAATATACAGGGCAGAAACAGCGGCTATAGTCATAGGAGGTATATTGGCAGATGTCTATAAGTAAAAAAGTCGCATTTTATACATTAGGCTGCAAAGTAAACCAGTACGAAACAGAAATCATAAAAAAAGATTTTCTGGAAAATGGTTATAATGAAGTGGAATTTGAAGACAGTGCGGATGTCTATGTGATAAATACATGTACAGTTACCAGCATAGCGGATAAAAAAAATAAGAAAATGCTCAGAAGAGCCAAAAAAATAAATCCCGACTCAGTGGTAATTGCAACAGGGTGTTATGCACAGACAAACGTAGAAGACCTGAAAGAAATAAAAGAAGTCGACTATATAATCGGAAATGTAAAAAAAGAAGAAGTGTACAAGATTTACAGTAAAAATTTATCTAACTACCAGGTAGATAATATTTTTGACCAGAAAGAGTACTCTTCGACAAAATATGCTGTTTCAAGAGATAAGGCACGGGCATTTGTAAAGATACAGGACGGATGTACTAAGTTTTGTTCTTACTGCAAGATTCCTTATGCCAGAGGTACAAGCAGATCAAGAAAGCCTGACAGTATTCTTGAGGAGATAAAATTTCTCGGAGAGGCCGGATATAAAGAAATAGTAGTAACAGGTATAAATCTGAGCGAATATGGTACAGATCTTGGCGAAAATGTGAATTTCGACTATATTCTGGAAGAAATCCTGAAAATAGAAGAAATAGACAGAGTAAGGGTAAGTTCGGTATACCCTGATACATTAAGCGAAAAATTTATTTCACTTTTGAAAGAAAATAAAAAATTAATGCCTCATCTGCATGTCTCTATACAGAGTCTGGATGATAAAATATTAAAATTAATGAAACGAAACTACAGTGCGGAGTTTGTAGTGGAACTCTTGAAGAAGGTACAGAAAGAAGTACCGGAGTCTGCTATAACTGCGGATATAATCACAGGGTTTCCCCAAGAAGAAGAAGAGAATTTTTGGAACACCTTTGAAAATATGAAAAAAATAAATTTTTCTGACTTTCATATTTTTCCGTATTCAGACAGGGAAAAGACAGCAGCAGCAGCATTTACGGGAAAAGTGGAACCTGAAATAAAAAAAGAACGGGTAAAAATTTTGGAAAAGTTGAAAAACAGCAAAATAAAAGAATTCAGGGAAAAATTCTTGAATACAACACAGAAAGTTTATATTGAGGAAATAAAAGCGGGAAAAGCTTATGGTTATACGGAGAATTATTTAAGAGTAGAGGTAAATTCAGTAAGTCACAAAGTTGCGGATATTGTGGATGTGAAAATAATGTCATCAGCTGGTGATTTATTAAAAGGAGAAATTATATGAAAAAAATAATATTAATTTTAGTAAGTTTATTTATGATTTTTGGATGTATAGAGTATGAGAGTAAAGATGTAGCAGACAGAAACAGGGTTTTTAAGAGTGATAATAATTTTTACGTTTATTATAACGGGAAATTTATTGAGATTCCCAAAGGGACTTATATAGCAAATGATAAAAAGATAGAAAACTATTATATAAAAAAAATAGTTAATAAATCAGAGTTATTAAATGACTTGAATAAGTATTTTCCTGACAAGATAGAATATGTAACAAAGGGAGAAAAACCAAAAGAATCAATAAAACTTCCAGTGATTACTTCAAACGGGAAAACGTATATAGACAGTGTAAAACTGGAAAAACTGCTTGTGGAGCTTCCTACACGTGTAGCTGCTCAGAATGATAAGGAAAATATCGTGGCAGAAGATAAACCTGTCTCTCTCGAAGGAAAAACAATAGAAATACTTAATGCAAACGGAGTCGACGGTTTTGCTTCAAGTCTTGGCGATGCCCTGAAAGCAAAGTTTAAGATAGTGTATAATGCAGAAAATTATACTCAGGAAGAAAATTATTCATACATTATAAATAATAAACTTGATGAAAACGCAGTAAATGAGCTTTTGAGTTCTTTGAGCCTGAAGTATATTAAAAAGATGAAACCAGGACAGATAAAGCCTGATGCTGATCTGGTAATAATTACAGGAAAAGATGTGGATACAGGATTTAAGACAGAGATAATGTCAGCTGCTGAAAATTCGGCGATTACAGAGAAACTAAAGGCATATACACCTGTTTTTACTAAAGCGGACAAATATAAGGATATAGATTTGAAAAAATTATCAGGAATACAGATAAATTATAATCCGGAAGATTATTACACAGCGTATAAGCTCGGAAAACTGTTAAATACTACAAATCTGGTAGAAGATCCTTCACTAAAAGACAGTATTATAATTTTAACAAAAGATTAGGAGAATAGAATGGAAAATTCAGTAAAAAAAGCTATTGAAATAATAGAGAGCAAAAAGGGAGAGAACATAAAAGTGTACGATGTACAGGGAAAAAGTCCCTTTATGGATTATGTAGTGGTGTGTGACGGGAGTTCGAGCGTAAAGATGGAAGCTATCGCAACTGAACTGAAAAAAGAGATATCTACATACAAATCTATGGAAGGTGCCGGAGAAAGCCAATGGATATTAATTGATTTCGGAGATTTCGTAGTAAATATTTTTAATGAGGAAAAAAGGGAATATTATAATATCGATGAACTTTATCAAAGTAGTTAAGAGGGGATTATGAGAAAACTTTTTTATGCGATTATATATTTTTTGATTTTTATTGAACCGCTCACAGGCGGACATATAAAGGTTTTTATTTCACTGCCTTTTGCAATGGCGTTTTTGGTATTTCTAGCACAAACAAAGAAAGAAGAACAGGGTATTCATTATATATTTATAGTTTTGCTCCTGACCCTGGGAGGCGGGATGTTTTTCTGGAAGTCAGTAATATTTTTAATATTATATTATCTGATTGATACTTTGGTAAGAAAACTGCCTTTGGAATATTCACTGAAAGATTTTGTTATGGTATTCATAGTTAATCTTGTATTTTTGATATTAATTAATCTTAAGAATGTGGCATTCATGGATTTTTTATCATTAAGATGTATTGCCGTAATTGGTATTCAAACAGTGTATTCTTTAATTTACTTATTAATTTTAAAAAAATCGGAAGGATTAATGATAGATAAATATGAGAAGACAAATGGATATAGATGACGAAGGGAGAAGTATAGCTTTTCTTGTGATAGTCGGACTTATTTCTCTGGTTTTGATAGGACGTCTGGTGTATTTACAGATAATACAAAATGATCTTTTTAAACAAAGAGCACAGAGAAACAGTCTGAAATCCAAGGTAATGAAGGCAAGCAGAGGATTGATACTGGACAGGGACGGTAAGATACTCACAAGAAATAATGTGGGATATCAGGTTGTCTACATAATGGGTAAAAAACATGAGGCAAATCCTGATGATGTTCTTTTGATGTCAGAATATACGGGGATGAGTGTTACCGATCTGAAAAAACGTATAAAAAATCAGCCTAGAGCCGGATATGAAAATGAAGTAATAGCAGTGGAAGATCTGGATAAGGAAATAGCTCTCAGAATGGCTGAAAAAATAACAGACAATGAGAGAATAGAAGTAAGAGAATATAATAAAAGATTTTATCCGGAAGATATGCTTGCTTCTCATGTAATAGGATATATGAAGCCTATTGATGACAAAGAATGGGATGTCCTGAAAAGTGACGGATCATATAACAGAAATGACTATATCGGAAAAAGAGGCGTCGAAAAACAGTACGATAAAGTCTTAAAAGGAGTAGACGGGGAAGAAATAGTCGAGGTAGACGCACATAGAAACGTAAAGTCCATACGTGACAGAAAAGACAGTATAGCAGGAAAAAATATCTATCTTTCAATAGATTTGGACTTACAAAGATATATGACAGAACAGTTCAAAAATGACAAGGGAGCTTTTATTGCAATGGAAGCAAAAACAGGGAAAATAATAGTAGCAGTAAGTAATCCCGAATATAGTCTGAACTTTATGTCTTCAAGATTTTCATCAGAAGAGTGGGATAAATTAATTAATGATCCTAATAAGCCTCTGAATAATAAGTTTTCAGGTTCTGCTTATCCGCCGGGATCTACTTTTAAAGTAGTAACCGGGATGGCAATACTCGAATCAGGAATAAGTCCGCAGCAGACAATGTATTCGACTGGTTCATTTCAGATAGGAAGAACAATTTTCAGAGATTCACACAGAGGCGGACATGGAACAACAAATTTTTATAAAGCAATAAGAGAATCAGTAAATACATATTTTTATACATTTTCGAGAGAGGTGGGAATAGAAGGAGTCGCAAAAGCAGCAACAGATTTCGGTTTGGGAGAAAGAGCCGGAATAGACATTCCCGGGGAAGAAAAAGGAGTAGTACCTACACCGGAATGGAAAATGAAAAGATTTGACCAGAAATGGCTTCCTGGAGATTTGGTGAATATGTCCATAGGTCAGGGTTATGTCCTTACCACACCATTACAGGTCCTGATGGTATATCAGGGATTAGCCAATAAAGGAGTAATGTATAAACCAACTGTTGTAGATAAATTTGTATCTTTTGATGGAAAAGTAGAAAACAAAGAACCTGAGGTGCTTAGAAAGCTTCCTTTTAAGCCGGAAAACATTGAAATAATAAGAGAAGCTCTGAAAGAACCTGTAAGTAAACCAGGCGGAACTGCAAGAATACTTTATTTTCCAAACTTACCTGTTTCAGCAAAAACTGGAACGGCACAAAATACCGGATTTAAAGATCACCATTCATGGCTGGCGGGATATTTCCCTTCAGATAATCCAGAAATTGTATTCATATCACTAGTAGAAGGTGGAGGATACGGAGGGGTGGCATCCGGAGATTTGGTTAGAAAGTTTATAATAAAGTATAATGAAAAATACAATATAGCACAATAAAAGTAAAGAGTTGGAGGAAACATGAAATTTAATTACGTGGAAGGTAAGAAAGCCGAGAAGGCAGAAAAAGAAGAGAAAATAGAAAAAAGTGAAAAAATAGAGAAAAACACTAAGAAAGGCGCTGTTGCTGATAAACAGGGCAAAGAAGAGAAAGTGTACATAATACCTCTGGGAGGACTGGAGGAAGTAGGGAAGAACATGACAGCGTTCCAGTATAAAGACGAAATAGTAATAGTGGACGCAGGGCTGACATTCCCGGAAGACGAGCATCTTGGAATAGATGTAATTATACCGGATTTTACATATCTGGAAAATAATAAAGATAAGATAAAATCTTTATTGCTGACACACGGACATGAGGATCATATAGGGGCTATCCCTTATCTGTTCCAGAAATTAGGAAGTACAGATATAACTATTTACGGAGGGAAACTTACTCTGGAACTTGCAAAAGCCAAGTTTGAGAAGAAAGATGCAGTAATCCCTAAGATGAAAGTAGTAAAAGGAAGAACAAAGCTAAAGCTTTCAAAGTATTTTTCCGTGGAATTCATAAGTGTAACACACAGTATAGCAGACTGTTATGCAATCTGTATTAAGGCACCGGCAGGAGTAATACTGCATTCAGGTGACTTTAAGGTAGATTTGACTCCGGTAGACGGAGAAGGATTCGATTTTGCACGTTTGTCACAATTAGGTGAAGAAGGTGTGGATCTTTTACTATCGGATAGTACCAATGCAGCTGTTCCGGGATTTACACCATCTGAAAGAAGTGTAGGCGAAAGTCTGAGAGAGGAATTCGGAAAAGCTAAAGGAAGAATCATAATAGCAGCGTTTGCATCTCACATACACAGATTACAGCAAATAGTGGATATAGCACAGCTGTATAACAGAAAAATAGCAATAGACGGAAGAAGTATGGTAAAAGTATTTGATATCGCATCAAGACTTGGTTACCTGAAATTTCCTAAAAATATGATAGTTGACCTTCAGAAGTCAGATAAACTTGCTCCTGAAAAAGCAATTATACTATGTACGGGAACACAGGGAGAACCTTTGGCGGCATTGTCAAGAATAGCCAACGGGACACATAAGTATATTTCCCTGAGAGAAGGAGACACTGTAATAATATCAGCTACACCAATACCGGGTAATGAAAAAGCTGTTTATAAAAATATAAATCATCTGCTTAAAAAGAATGCAAATGTGGTATTTGAAAAGGTAGTGGGAATACACGTTTCAGGACATGGATGCCAGGAAGAGCAGAAAATAATGCTAAGCCTTGTAAAACCTAAGTTTTTCATGCCTGTTCACGGTGAGTATATGATGTTAAAGAAACATAAGGAACTTGCTGTAGCAACAGGAGTACAGCCGGATAATGTTATTCTTACAGAAAACGGAAACAAGGTAGAACTTACAAAATCACACTGCAGAATAACAGGAAAAGTACAAAGCGGAATGACATTAATAGATGGTTTCGGAATCGGAGATGTGGGGAATATAGTTCTTAAAGACAGACAGAATCTTGCAGATGACGGAATAGTAATAATAACAGTTTCCCAGTATAAAAACGGAAAGTTCAATAAGCAGATAGAATTGGTAACAAGAGGATTTATATATAACAGAGAATCTGAAAACCTTATTCTGGAAACTAAAGAGCTGATAAAACTGGAACTGGAAAGCATAGAAACAAAAGAGATAAAAGAAATAAGCAAAGTTAAGCAGCTGCTAAAAAGCAAAGTAGGAGAATTTTTATACAAAAAGACAAATAGAGAACCTATAATTTTGCCGATAATAATGGAGGTTTAGATGAAGTTAAGCAGTAAACAGAGAGCACTTTTAAAAAAGATGGCACATGATATAGAGCCTGTGGTGAGAATCGGCAAAGGCGAGGTAGACAGTGATCTTTTGGACAGTATCAGTAATGTAATA
The sequence above is drawn from the Sebaldella sp. S0638 genome and encodes:
- a CDS encoding 16S rRNA (uracil(1498)-N(3))-methyltransferase, encoding MLTIIIRNEDFISGNNVEITQKKDINHIKNVYRYKTGDTIRLIDGKYEYKAIITEIENKRIQLRITEKNEDKYSLKTELDIAFGILKNDKMNIALQKLTEIGVNRIIPLKTDRVVVKLEDSKEKWNTVTEEALKQCRGIKIPEIDKILTLKDINFSDYDKVLFAYENSEENKPVFTLLSGEEKRILYLVGPEGGFTEEEALYIKEQGALEISLGKRIYRAETAAIVIGGILADVYK
- the mtaB gene encoding tRNA (N(6)-L-threonylcarbamoyladenosine(37)-C(2))-methylthiotransferase MtaB, with product MSISKKVAFYTLGCKVNQYETEIIKKDFLENGYNEVEFEDSADVYVINTCTVTSIADKKNKKMLRRAKKINPDSVVIATGCYAQTNVEDLKEIKEVDYIIGNVKKEEVYKIYSKNLSNYQVDNIFDQKEYSSTKYAVSRDKARAFVKIQDGCTKFCSYCKIPYARGTSRSRKPDSILEEIKFLGEAGYKEIVVTGINLSEYGTDLGENVNFDYILEEILKIEEIDRVRVSSVYPDTLSEKFISLLKENKKLMPHLHVSIQSLDDKILKLMKRNYSAEFVVELLKKVQKEVPESAITADIITGFPQEEEENFWNTFENMKKINFSDFHIFPYSDREKTAAAAFTGKVEPEIKKERVKILEKLKNSKIKEFREKFLNTTQKVYIEEIKAGKAYGYTENYLRVEVNSVSHKVADIVDVKIMSSAGDLLKGEII
- a CDS encoding LytR C-terminal domain-containing protein → MKKIILILVSLFMIFGCIEYESKDVADRNRVFKSDNNFYVYYNGKFIEIPKGTYIANDKKIENYYIKKIVNKSELLNDLNKYFPDKIEYVTKGEKPKESIKLPVITSNGKTYIDSVKLEKLLVELPTRVAAQNDKENIVAEDKPVSLEGKTIEILNANGVDGFASSLGDALKAKFKIVYNAENYTQEENYSYIINNKLDENAVNELLSSLSLKYIKKMKPGQIKPDADLVIITGKDVDTGFKTEIMSAAENSAITEKLKAYTPVFTKADKYKDIDLKKLSGIQINYNPEDYYTAYKLGKLLNTTNLVEDPSLKDSIIILTKD
- the rsfS gene encoding ribosome silencing factor, yielding MENSVKKAIEIIESKKGENIKVYDVQGKSPFMDYVVVCDGSSSVKMEAIATELKKEISTYKSMEGAGESQWILIDFGDFVVNIFNEEKREYYNIDELYQSS
- the mrdA gene encoding penicillin-binding protein 2, with the translated sequence MDIDDEGRSIAFLVIVGLISLVLIGRLVYLQIIQNDLFKQRAQRNSLKSKVMKASRGLILDRDGKILTRNNVGYQVVYIMGKKHEANPDDVLLMSEYTGMSVTDLKKRIKNQPRAGYENEVIAVEDLDKEIALRMAEKITDNERIEVREYNKRFYPEDMLASHVIGYMKPIDDKEWDVLKSDGSYNRNDYIGKRGVEKQYDKVLKGVDGEEIVEVDAHRNVKSIRDRKDSIAGKNIYLSIDLDLQRYMTEQFKNDKGAFIAMEAKTGKIIVAVSNPEYSLNFMSSRFSSEEWDKLINDPNKPLNNKFSGSAYPPGSTFKVVTGMAILESGISPQQTMYSTGSFQIGRTIFRDSHRGGHGTTNFYKAIRESVNTYFYTFSREVGIEGVAKAATDFGLGERAGIDIPGEEKGVVPTPEWKMKRFDQKWLPGDLVNMSIGQGYVLTTPLQVLMVYQGLANKGVMYKPTVVDKFVSFDGKVENKEPEVLRKLPFKPENIEIIREALKEPVSKPGGTARILYFPNLPVSAKTGTAQNTGFKDHHSWLAGYFPSDNPEIVFISLVEGGGYGGVASGDLVRKFIIKYNEKYNIAQ
- a CDS encoding ribonuclease J, which encodes MKFNYVEGKKAEKAEKEEKIEKSEKIEKNTKKGAVADKQGKEEKVYIIPLGGLEEVGKNMTAFQYKDEIVIVDAGLTFPEDEHLGIDVIIPDFTYLENNKDKIKSLLLTHGHEDHIGAIPYLFQKLGSTDITIYGGKLTLELAKAKFEKKDAVIPKMKVVKGRTKLKLSKYFSVEFISVTHSIADCYAICIKAPAGVILHSGDFKVDLTPVDGEGFDFARLSQLGEEGVDLLLSDSTNAAVPGFTPSERSVGESLREEFGKAKGRIIIAAFASHIHRLQQIVDIAQLYNRKIAIDGRSMVKVFDIASRLGYLKFPKNMIVDLQKSDKLAPEKAIILCTGTQGEPLAALSRIANGTHKYISLREGDTVIISATPIPGNEKAVYKNINHLLKKNANVVFEKVVGIHVSGHGCQEEQKIMLSLVKPKFFMPVHGEYMMLKKHKELAVATGVQPDNVILTENGNKVELTKSHCRITGKVQSGMTLIDGFGIGDVGNIVLKDRQNLADDGIVIITVSQYKNGKFNKQIELVTRGFIYNRESENLILETKELIKLELESIETKEIKEISKVKQLLKSKVGEFLYKKTNREPIILPIIMEV